The Prevotella sp. E2-28 genome includes the window TGTGTACTTTACATTTTTTGTGTAATTTTGCAGGCAAACTCATAGGCATGAAGACAGGAATATTTGTTGGAACATTCAATCCCTATACCGTGGGCCATGATTCTATCGTGACCCGCGCCCTGCCCCTGTTCGACCGTTTGGTCATCGGCGTGGTGGGCGATCATGTGCAGAAGCCCGGCATACCCCCTGCTGCTGAGCGCATAGAGGCTATCAAAGCCCTCTATCAGGACGAGCCCCGTATTGAGGTGAAGCCTTATTTCGGCCTGGCAGTCGATTTTGCCCGTGCTGAGGGTGCCCGCTTCATTGTGAAGGGCGTCCGCTCCGTGAAGGATTTTGAATACGAGCGCGAGCAGGCCGACGTAAACCGCCAGCTCACTAACGGCGAGGTAGAGACCATCCTGCTCTATAGCGAACCGCATTTTTCATCGATTTCATCGACAATGGTGCGCGAGTTGCAGCACTTCGGCGTGGATGTTTCAGCTTATTTGCCCAGTCGTAATTCCGATATCACGAAATAACGGTATAACGAAATAACGTAATAACGAAATATGATTTCTTACAGCACCGAAAACGTTAAGATGCCAGCCATCAAGAAGCGCGACACCACCGCATGGATTCGCCGCGTGGCAGCAACCTATAATAAGAAAGTTGGCGAGGTGGGCTATCTCTTCTGCGACGATGAGCATATCCTCGAGGTAAACCGTGAATACCTGAATCACGATTATTATACGGACATCATCACCTTCGACTATTGCGAGGATGATGTGCTCAATGGCGATTTGGTTATCTCTCTGGATACCGTACGTACCAATGCGGAACTCTTCCATAAGACTTACGAGGAAGAGCTTCATCGTGTCATCATTCACGGCATCCTGCACCTTTGTGGCATTAACGACAAAGGGCCGGGCGAGCGTGAAATCATGGAAGCCGCTGAGAATAAAGCATTAGCTTTGCGATAAAAAAAATTAGCGCATTTTTTTGGTGTTTCGCTTGCAAATTCGTATCTTTGCAAGCGAAACAGTTCTTTTATGGGACAAGAAGTAACCAATAACTCACCTAATATAATCAGCTATAAAGCTATAAAAACTATGCGCCAAACAATACGCCTCATCATATTGCTGACAGTAATTTTCCTTACTGCAGGTTGTAAGGATAGCAGTACGCAGGGTTTCTTCTCACAGGATACCCCCGACGAGTCTTCCTTCAGCCAAACGGTGAGCGTGGCCGATTCGCTTTATAGTTGCATGCAGTTCCGCGATGCTTACGCCCTGTATGTGCAGCTGCTTGACAATCAAGAGACACTTTCCGACACTGAGAAGCACCTCTACATACTCTACTCGCTCTGTAATGCCAGCGAGCTGTCGGGTCATGAGTCCGAGCAAAACAAATGGTTAAATCAGCTCATTGATCTGGCCAAAGAGACGGACAACAACTACTATTACGCCATGGGCATGATGACGATGGGGCAGGTCCTTTTTTATGAGGGCGACCACGAGAAGGGCCTCCAGTTTGCCAGCAAGGCTACCGACCTCATGGCTAAGACCGACCGCGCTGATACCGACCACCTTACTTACGGCCATCTGATTATGCTGGGCCGCCTGTATGGTGAGACAAAAGACTATGACAACGCACTGAAAGCCAACGAGCGTAACCTGCAACTCACGATGGAGGGCACGCGCTGGGGCTCGGCTCCTAATCAGCAGCTCATTGACCGCCGCATGGCACTGGCTAAGCTGGCTGCCTTACTGGCAAAGATGGGCAATTTCCAGCGGGCCGACTCTGCTTATGCCGCATGGGAGGCCGTTCACTACGAGGGCAATCACACCCGCGACTATTTTATCGTGGACTATCTGAGGAGGCGAGGCCGTTATCAGGAGGCCGTCACCATCTATAACGGCTTGATAGAGCGCGTGCGTCAGCAGGGCGACACCCTGGGCGAGA containing:
- the coaD gene encoding pantetheine-phosphate adenylyltransferase, translated to MKTGIFVGTFNPYTVGHDSIVTRALPLFDRLVIGVVGDHVQKPGIPPAAERIEAIKALYQDEPRIEVKPYFGLAVDFARAEGARFIVKGVRSVKDFEYEREQADVNRQLTNGEVETILLYSEPHFSSISSTMVRELQHFGVDVSAYLPSRNSDITK
- the ybeY gene encoding rRNA maturation RNase YbeY gives rise to the protein MISYSTENVKMPAIKKRDTTAWIRRVAATYNKKVGEVGYLFCDDEHILEVNREYLNHDYYTDIITFDYCEDDVLNGDLVISLDTVRTNAELFHKTYEEELHRVIIHGILHLCGINDKGPGEREIMEAAENKALALR
- a CDS encoding tetratricopeptide repeat protein, which encodes MRQTIRLIILLTVIFLTAGCKDSSTQGFFSQDTPDESSFSQTVSVADSLYSCMQFRDAYALYVQLLDNQETLSDTEKHLYILYSLCNASELSGHESEQNKWLNQLIDLAKETDNNYYYAMGMMTMGQVLFYEGDHEKGLQFASKATDLMAKTDRADTDHLTYGHLIMLGRLYGETKDYDNALKANERNLQLTMEGTRWGSAPNQQLIDRRMALAKLAALLAKMGNFQRADSAYAAWEAVHYEGNHTRDYFIVDYLRRRGRYQEAVTIYNGLIERVRQQGDTLGEMMNTAKWGLAEVYHKMGHCEQAASLYEEVLEIQDTLKSRKAKNTAQELAAVYHAQEQEQTIMKQEAENTRQRYLLFSVLAVLLGVTVLAFVIIRKNRIISRKNHYLAQQIRETLKYKETHPQHLPVREGSNYPQGEDSAEELSTPLHYREGQGGGSTDTLSEEQLFHYLNDVIVRERLFLNPNFDRQTIMDRFELSKERVGAAFSKGSQYAKLTDYTQELRLEYSTLLMSNNSDMSIAQIATDCGFSSYAYYCKCFRKRFGMTPTEFRSSSSATQEV